One region of Sebastes fasciatus isolate fSebFas1 chromosome 1, fSebFas1.pri, whole genome shotgun sequence genomic DNA includes:
- the LOC141765334 gene encoding translocon-associated protein subunit alpha-like isoform X1: MFNFGSKVLLLLLLAFPCGLISIGQVSADSDSAEDVVEDPDAAVDEEEDDEEVLVEEDQIVPAEGGEEEDADEGADKGLLSHPDADTTILFTTGEEFPANEIVRFMVGFTNKGSQEFTVQSLEASFRYPQDFQFYIQNFTALPLSTVVPPQAQASFEYSFIPAQPMAGRPFGLVILLNYLDTEGNVFQTAIYNQTVNIIELEDGLDGETMFLYIFMVGLASLALFGIYQFLETRTKKRLSVKIEKGTGGMSDVDISWIPQETLNVMNKASPKPSPRKRSNRAAGTDQ; this comes from the exons atgttcaatttcgGATCCAAAgtgttgctgctgctcctcctggcCTTCCCATGTGGACTAATATCCATCG GCCAGGTCTCTGCAGACTCCGACTCTGCTGAGGACGTTGTTGAGGACCCAGATGCTGCAGtagatgaggaggaagatgatgaagaggtgCTCGTTGAGGAAGATCAGATAGTACCCgcg gagggaggagaagaagaggacgcAGATGAAGGAGCTGATAAAGGGTTATTGTCTCACCCCGACGCCGACACCACCATCCTCTTCACAACAGGAGAAG AGTTTCCTGCCAATGAGATTGTGAGGTTCATGGTGGGTTTCACCAACAAGGGAAGTCAGGAATTCACCGTTCAGTCGTTGGAGGCCTCTTTCCGTTACCCCCAAGACTTCCAGTTCTACATCCAGAAT ttCACAGCGTTGCCTCTGAGCACCGTGGTGCCGCCCCAGGCTCAGGCCTCCTTCGAGTACTCCTTCATCCCAGCTCAGCCCATGGCCGGTCGCCCGTTTGGTCTCGTTATCCTCCTCAACTACCTTGACACTGAG GGCAACGTGTTCCAGACCGCCATCTACAACCAGACTGTCAACATCATTGAGCTAGAAGATGGACTGGACGGAGAAAC GATGTTCTTGTACATCTTCATGGTTGGACTGGCGTCCCTTGCGCTCTTTGGCATCTACCAGTTCCTGGAGACGAGGACG AAAAAGAGACTCTCAGTGAAAATCGAGAAGGGCACCGGTGGGATGAGCGACGTGGACATCAGCTGGATTCCTCAGGAGACTCTCAATGTCATGA ACAAGGCTTCCCCTAAACCATCTCCACGGAAACGATCCAACAGGGCAGCTGGAACCGATCAATAA
- the LOC141765334 gene encoding translocon-associated protein subunit alpha-like isoform X2: MFNFGSKVLLLLLLAFPCGLISIGQVSADSDSAEDVVEDPDAAVDEEEDDEEVLVEEDQIVPAGGEEEDADEGADKGLLSHPDADTTILFTTGEEFPANEIVRFMVGFTNKGSQEFTVQSLEASFRYPQDFQFYIQNFTALPLSTVVPPQAQASFEYSFIPAQPMAGRPFGLVILLNYLDTEGNVFQTAIYNQTVNIIELEDGLDGETMFLYIFMVGLASLALFGIYQFLETRTKKRLSVKIEKGTGGMSDVDISWIPQETLNVMNKASPKPSPRKRSNRAAGTDQ; this comes from the exons atgttcaatttcgGATCCAAAgtgttgctgctgctcctcctggcCTTCCCATGTGGACTAATATCCATCG GCCAGGTCTCTGCAGACTCCGACTCTGCTGAGGACGTTGTTGAGGACCCAGATGCTGCAGtagatgaggaggaagatgatgaagaggtgCTCGTTGAGGAAGATCAGATAGTACCCgcg ggaggagaagaagaggacgcAGATGAAGGAGCTGATAAAGGGTTATTGTCTCACCCCGACGCCGACACCACCATCCTCTTCACAACAGGAGAAG AGTTTCCTGCCAATGAGATTGTGAGGTTCATGGTGGGTTTCACCAACAAGGGAAGTCAGGAATTCACCGTTCAGTCGTTGGAGGCCTCTTTCCGTTACCCCCAAGACTTCCAGTTCTACATCCAGAAT ttCACAGCGTTGCCTCTGAGCACCGTGGTGCCGCCCCAGGCTCAGGCCTCCTTCGAGTACTCCTTCATCCCAGCTCAGCCCATGGCCGGTCGCCCGTTTGGTCTCGTTATCCTCCTCAACTACCTTGACACTGAG GGCAACGTGTTCCAGACCGCCATCTACAACCAGACTGTCAACATCATTGAGCTAGAAGATGGACTGGACGGAGAAAC GATGTTCTTGTACATCTTCATGGTTGGACTGGCGTCCCTTGCGCTCTTTGGCATCTACCAGTTCCTGGAGACGAGGACG AAAAAGAGACTCTCAGTGAAAATCGAGAAGGGCACCGGTGGGATGAGCGACGTGGACATCAGCTGGATTCCTCAGGAGACTCTCAATGTCATGA ACAAGGCTTCCCCTAAACCATCTCCACGGAAACGATCCAACAGGGCAGCTGGAACCGATCAATAA
- the LOC141765364 gene encoding neuritin-like has translation MGFFMSTKIGGILAFALVFLSLVVSAELDADVKCENIYKDFSDCVLELGESMDNYQENVTSERGVSAVCRHWEAFHTCALTALSDCQVEVSSIWEKLRQDSMKMRFQGSLFDLCSPSSSPGISSPLAALALPLIVVLIMTGPDWYPV, from the exons ATGGGATTTTTCATGTCGACGAAGATCGGAGGGATCCTTGCCTTTGCCTTGG TGTTCCTGTCCCTGGTGGTGTCAGCAGAGTTAGATGCAGATGTGAAGTGTGAGAACATTTATAAGGACTTCTCTGACTGCGTCCTGGAGCTGGGAGAGAGCATGGACAACTACCAGGAAAACGTGACCAGCGAGAGAGGAGTGTCGGCCGTGTGCAG GCACTGGGAAGCTTTCCACACGTGTGCCCTCACGGCGCTGTCCGACTGTCAGGTGGAAGTCAGCTCCATCTGGGAGAAGCTGAGGCAGGACTCCATGAAGATGCGCTTCCAGGGAAGTCTGTTCGACCTGTGCAGCCCCAGCTCCTCGCCCGGCATCAGTTCACCTCTCGCTGCCCTCGCCCTGCCACTGATAGTCGTGCTAATCATGACTGGGCCTGACTGGTACCCTGTATAG